In Scylla paramamosain isolate STU-SP2022 chromosome 17, ASM3559412v1, whole genome shotgun sequence, one DNA window encodes the following:
- the LOC135108540 gene encoding uncharacterized protein LOC135108540, translating into MKAFRSVSRFLAVVAVVLLVVMLLMDAAEATRGNRSGRRGRKGGRRLPLRGLEKCLCGKIDPLPECTACFDKLRDESVTDWTAFGTCLTTVPTVPTPSFNSTCTTQASSRRNS; encoded by the exons ATGAAAGCCTTCAGGAGTGTGAGTCGCTtcctggcggtggtggcggtggtgttgctggtggtgatgctgctgatgGACGCCGCGGAGGCCACGCGAGGAAACAGGAGTGGGAGACGCGGCCGAAAGGGAGGCAGAAGGCTACCACTTCGAGGcctag AAAAGTGCCTTTGTGGAAAGATCGACCCTCTTCCAGAATGCACGGCTTGCTTCGACAAACTCAGGGACGAAAGCG TGACTGACTGGACCGCATTTGGAACCTGCCTCACCACCGTCCCGACCGTTCCTACGCCg aGCTTCAACTCCACCTGCACCACACAAGCTTCTTCACGGAGGAACAGCTGa